Below is a genomic region from Triticum dicoccoides isolate Atlit2015 ecotype Zavitan chromosome 5A, WEW_v2.0, whole genome shotgun sequence.
GTTCATGGAAAGTCTAGGTTCTTAATTTCtttttttataaatgtcaaaatttacttttaaatgtagaaaaaaatagCTGAaatatatcatggcaacttcagtgtaaacaccatggcaattcatgtgcaatagacatggcaatttTTAacctcaaaaaaattcaaaaattcgtcgaaatatattgatatgagatctagtttcgaagacctcgtcgcgagggatttaatggtaaaAACGAATCTTTAACCGGATTttttatttaagagataaaacattttaaaaactggaaATCTAAAAAAAATTCACATGCATGCAGTCGGTGACACTACACGTGTGGACGCTAGCGTTGTCCTAGAAATATGATGGAGATACAAGGCATCCCGAAATTTCTCAATAACCTTTACATcatagaaaaaattaaaaaaatgatatgAACATTTTTTTTTTGGCCCACTCTGACCCATTGGGCTAGATCCACCACTCAATGTAGTCAACTACTCCGTAGAAGAGAACCTCTGGTCGCCGGCCGCCGGACGATCAGCTGGTCCGGCGGGCCCGGCTGTCCTGATCAGCATCAGTCAGCGGGCACGTCACTTGCCCGCACGCCATGGCCGGCAAGGAAGCTCACCCTGCATCGCGTGCTCCTCCACTATCCTCGGCGGCACAGTCAGGAGACCTGCAAGTCAACGTCGTCACACAAACACAGAGTACACTGTCACACTCTCCCAATCAATCCACGATTAACCTAACCAGCCACGATTAGCTATCGATCGGATCGCCGTCCACCCGTTGCTCACCAAGCCACCACTCCGTTCCGCTCCGTTATATACATACGCGCGCGCCCGAAGCCAGACAAGCAGCGCGTGCCCACACTGCCACACACACACGAAGAGCGTGCGAGAGGAGAGCGTGGCGTTCACGCTGCTAGCTAGCTAGCCAGCCATGGTGTCCTCCTCCTCGGCGTCCGGCGGCGACGGGtgcacggcggcggcggtgcgggaggTGGCGACGGCGCGGTTCGCGCGGCAGGTGGTGCTGGGGCGCTGGTTCATGGTCTTCGCCTGCCTGCTCATCCTCTCCGCCTCCGGGGCCACCTACATCTTCGGGCTCTACTCCAAGGTGCTCAAGTCGGCGCTGGGCTACGACCAGCAGACCCTCAACACCTTCGCCTTCTTCAAGGACCTCGGCGCCAACGTCGGCGTCCTCTCCGGCCTCATCAACGAGGTCACGCCGCCCTGGGTCGTGCTCGCCATCGGCGCCGCCATGAACCTCGTCGGCTACCTCATGATCTACCTCGCCATCGACGGCCGGACCGCCCGCCCGCCCGTGTGGCTCATGTGCGTCTACATCTGCGTCGGCGCCAACTCCCAGTCCTTCACCAACACCGGCGCTCTCGTCACCTGCGTCAAGAACTTCCCGGGGAGCCGCGGCGCCGTGCTGGGCCTGCTCAAGGGCTTCGTGGGGCTCAGCGGCGCCATCTTCACCCAGCTCTACATCGCCATCTACGGCGACGACGCCAAGTCGCTCGTGCTGCTGGTGGCGTGGCTCCCCGCCGCCGTCTGCATCGTCTTCGTCCACACGGTCCGCATCATGCCGCACCGCCCCGTCCggcgcggcggcgaggaggagacgGCCGCCACCACCAGCGACCCCTTCTACTGCTTCCTCTACATCTCCATGGCGCTCGCCACCTACCTGCTCGTCATGATCGTGGTGCAGAACCAGCTGGACCTCTCGCACCCGGCCCTCGTCGTCTCCGCCACCGCGCTCatgctcatcctcctcctccccctcgccgTCGTCGTCAAGCAGGAGTACAGGATCAAGAGGGAGCTCGAGGAGTCCCTCCTCCTCGTGCCTCCGACCGTGACCGTCGACAAGCCAGCCGCCCTGCAACTGCAAATGGCCACCACAAAAACAGAGACAGAAACAGAGGACGCCACAACGTCGGCTGCAACGTTGGCTTCGCCGGCACGGCCGTCGCCTTCCCGCAGCTGCTTCGGGTCGTCGTGTCTAAAGGAGATGTTCAGCCCGCCGGCGCAGGGGGAGGACTACACGATCCTGCAGGCGCTGGTGAGCGTGGACATGCTGGTGCTGTTCCTGGCCACCATCTGCGGCGTGGGGGGCACGCTGACGGCCATCGACAACATGGGCCAGATCGGGCAGTCCCTGGGCTACCCGCCCAAGAGCATCAAGACCTTCATCTCCCTCATCAGCATCTGGAACTACGCCGGCCGGGTCACCGCCGGGTTCGCGTCGGAGGCGGTGCTGGCGCGCTACAagttcccgcgcccgctcatgctgACGCTGGTGCTGCTGCTGGCGTGCGTCGGGCACCTCCTCATCGCCTTCGGAGTTCCGCAGTCTCTCTACGCGGCGTCGGTGGTGATCGGGTTCTGCTTCGGGGCACAGTGGCCGCTGCTGTTCGCCATCATCTCGGAGCTCTTCGGCCTCAAGTACTACTCCACGCTCTACAACTTCGGGTCCGTGGCCAGCCCCATCGGCGCCTACGCGCTCAACGTGCGCGTGGCGGGGTACCTCTACGACGTGGAGGCCGCCAGGCAGCACGGCGGCACGCTGGACGGCGCCGGCGACAAGACCTGCATCGGCGTGCAGTGCTTCAAGCTCGCCTTCCTCATCATcaccgccgccaccgtcgccggcGCGCTCGTCTCGCTCCTGCTCGTCTGGCGCACCCGCAACTTCTACCGCAGCGACATCTACGCAAAGTTCAGggacgccgccgccgacgccgacggCGAGCCGGCGCACCGGCCCGCCGAGTCAAGCGCGGTCAACGGGAGCAAGCAGTAGTAGTTTGTCAGGTGCGCTCGGTGCCATGTGGGGCTCTTGGTTGACTCGGCCAAGTGCAGTCAACGGGAGGAAGCAGCTGCAGCCTGCAGGATAATTACTGCAGGAGCTTGACTTACTACCTAGACTCTGTAACTTTCGGTACTCGTAGCCGtctgtttttactttttttttacACGGAGAGGTGCTCATCTTTTTAGCTGTTGTATGCATCAAGTAGCTGTCAGTGGCATGTTGCAGAAAAGGAAGGCAACTGAATTACATACTGTAAGTAGCCAGAGGCGGAATCAGGATTTCTCAAAACCTAGGGCTAAAACTAAGTGACTAAAATAACGTCAAATACTAAGCATACCGGCGTGTGTTAGAAGTATGTCAAAAATTCACATTAAAGATGAAATATAAATTCATTTTACCACGAGGGAAAATTTAATGAAGAGTTGCTTAATTTGAGGCCATCGTTTCTTCACTAGCAATATTAAAAGGATCGGAGTTACAAACAGAAAATCATGTATTTAAAATCAAGACAATGTACATAGACCAAGTCAATTGTTCATACGAATAGTGCCAAAAGAAGGAAAAACTTAATATACCATTATCATGAAGTGCAATAGGTAATAGCCCCTTGCATTTCCTCATTCGGTTTATGGAGACCGGGGTCAAGATTAATGTCATCTGGATTAAGCTCCACACATGTTTTACTTATTTGCATTACTAGCTCCGGCTCCTGCTGATTCTGGTATTGTTGGATGTAGGCTGGTGGGAACTTGCTTCAAAACAAATTTAATCGTGTGTATGTGCGTCCGTGTGTGTGTCTCCTCTTTATCTTGGATTTCTATCATCTTTTCTTTTAACAAATAACTAAAATACAATTGACTAAAGTAATAGTACAATTCAACATATAGATATAAAAAGCTAGATCAAATCATCCATAGGAAAAATACTTCCTCGgtttcaaaatagatgatccaacttAGTATAAAGTtggtctattttagaacggagggagtagatgatacAACAACTTTAAATACCTCTATAGCCAGTTGTGGAGGCGGAGCAGAACAAGTGAATTGGAAATGGCCAGAGCACAGAGGGGCTTGCTGCGACTGCGATGCGGCCACGAGGCCAAGCACAGGTCTGGATCGTTCAGTCTGTCGAGCCGTCGAGGGGCTGGGGCGGCGGATGAAACGAGGCACCGAGTCAACGAGGGATCTTTTGATCGACAATGAATGTAATTTTTCTGGCCGATCGATCGATGCCTTTGGAATCACAACCGACCAATGAGGCCGTGGGCGTGGCTTCCTGCTGAGCTAGTTAGTTGGGCTGCCGCTGAGGCCTTGGGCTGGGTATTCACGTCTGGGGCTGGGCCTCTATAAATGTGAAAATCTGAAAATTTTCTACTGGATATAATGGCACTAGTTGGGCCAcgcctggggctatagccccagTTGCCCTAGGCCCAATTTCGCCCCTGTAAGTAGCAGTGGATGGGAGGTCCCGTTGGGAGTAGGGAGCACAGCCAAGTTGACAGTGTTGTTGATTTCGACGTGTAAACTTGCTACTAATTACAGGCTCACGCTGCTTAATTACAGTAGCTCATTATGAAGAGGAATTGAGCGGAAACTCCCTCTCAGCTCAACTCATGGGTGCCGACTGTCATCAAGACAAACAGCAATAGCAAGATGAGTTTGTTTGGTCGAACCAACGTTGCTGATCTTGTTGAAATTATCCAACAAGAAATTGGTTTCCAAAGTCCAATaatttgttcttgttgttctttCGTGGAAGTTACACGACCAGCTGCTTGTCAGCAAGAATTTTCCCCCCTaatcaaatactccctctgtcccttatattatgggacggagggagcagtACCCTACAACCCAATCAAGTAGCCCAAATTTTCAAAATCAAATTATTTTTGAAAGGCTAGTTCATTTGTTTGAACTAAAGAGGACCGGAGAGTTTTCTTAGGATCACCAGTTTGCACCTCTATCAAAGATGCTCCGGTAATTCGCCTGCCTGCCGACTTGCAACCTGATGCCGGCCGAATGGCCATGCTCCATCTGTTGTTTTCGCCACATCTTCTCATGTCCCTCATTAATGATAGCAATGTCCTTAGCTGTTACCATGTTTAGGATCATCTCCATCTTCATCTCTGTTATCCCCTGCCTGTGTGGGTCTCATCAACTTGAGGAGGTGTATGAGCTTTGGCTCcgtcactactccctccgtttcagtttactagtcctgcgcgtatacctaggttgccaattttatcatcctaatataaagtatataacacaaaaattataccgtttgaaaatagaacatctgaagtttatattggtatattttttataatatatggcttgtattaggttggtcaaattgatgacATAGGGGTACATGCAAACTGAGAGAGGAAGTAGTAACGTTCTTACGTGGCACTCTCCTCCAAGGTTAGGCAACTCCCTACGCCGGCCACAAGCAAAAAAAAAGGCATTTGCTACATTCTGAAAGAATACCAGTAGGTTTCTTCTAGACAAACTAAAATTCCGTACGTTCTCCGTCGCAGGCTCCTCGTCGTCAGTGGATCCGAAAACGATACTGCAACAAATACTCCTTCCggttctttttactctgcatattaggtttgtccgaagtcaatctcatccaattttgaccaagtttatataaaaaattatagacattcacataacaacaccaatatcattagattcatcttggaatatatttttatattatatttattagatattatagatgctaataatttctaatataaatttggtcaaacttagcaaagtttgacttttggcaaatccaatgtgcagagtaaaaagaacCAGAGGGAGTACAAGATCATGAACATACCaccagagcagcggcggcggcatacGCGCCGGAACATTCAGCCTTTCCTTCCATCATGTCGTGCGCGCGCAGCTTGATTCTGTTGCCCAGTTCTAGTATCTCACTGTCAGACAAGTGCTGATTGTGCCTCTCGCACTTCGCCATGAGCTTGGTCTCCATCTAAAGACACATGAAATGAACATAGTAAATATTCAGCaaataacataggcaagaaccaagAATGAACTACTGTCTGTCTGTCAACTTCCAACTAAATTACCGGGTGGGCAAGAGGAGTGAGGCGGCCTTTCTCATTCGTCCACGCGGATCGCGTCACGATCCTCTCCTTGGTCGCCGCATGGATCTGATCATCTGCTCCCTGTTCTAGGGTTCTAGGTTTTTTCATTTCTAGACNNNNNNNNNNNNNNNNNNNNNNNNNNNNNNNNNNNNNNNNNNNNNNNNNNNNNNNNNNNNNNNNNNNNNNNNNNNNNNNNNNNNNNNNNNNNNNNNNNNNNNNNNNNNNNNNNNNNNNNNNNNNNNNNNNNNNNNNNNNNNNNNNNNNNNNNNNNNNNNNNNNNNNNNNNNNNNNNNNNNNNNNNNNNNNNNNNNNNNNNNNNNNNNNNNNNNNNNNNNNNNNNNNNNNNNNNNNNNNNNNNNNNNNNNNNNNNNNNNATATAGGAATTCCATCTCTGTTTTGAATTATGGTTTTAGTGCGGGAACCCAAAATTTCAAAAACAAACAAAATTTCTGGCTTACCTGCAACATACCCCGGCTCATGAACGATCCACGAGTTCGTGATTCAGCCAGCC
It encodes:
- the LOC119303602 gene encoding uncharacterized protein LOC119303602; the protein is MVSSSSASGGDGCTAAAVREVATARFARQVVLGRWFMVFACLLILSASGATYIFGLYSKVLKSALGYDQQTLNTFAFFKDLGANVGVLSGLINEVTPPWVVLAIGAAMNLVGYLMIYLAIDGRTARPPVWLMCVYICVGANSQSFTNTGALVTCVKNFPGSRGAVLGLLKGFVGLSGAIFTQLYIAIYGDDAKSLVLLVAWLPAAVCIVFVHTVRIMPHRPVRRGGEEETAATTSDPFYCFLYISMALATYLLVMIVVQNQLDLSHPALVVSATALMLILLLPLAVVVKQEYRIKRELEESLLLVPPTVTVDKPAALQLQMATTKTETETEDATTSAATLASPARPSPSRSCFGSSCLKEMFSPPAQGEDYTILQALVSVDMLVLFLATICGVGGTLTAIDNMGQIGQSLGYPPKSIKTFISLISIWNYAGRVTAGFASEAVLARYKFPRPLMLTLVLLLACVGHLLIAFGVPQSLYAASVVIGFCFGAQWPLLFAIISELFGLKYYSTLYNFGSVASPIGAYALNVRVAGYLYDVEAARQHGGTLDGAGDKTCIGVQCFKLAFLIITAATVAGALVSLLLVWRTRNFYRSDIYAKFRDAAADADGEPAHRPAESSAVNGSKQ